A stretch of the Streptomyces venezuelae genome encodes the following:
- a CDS encoding CitMHS family transporter — MLTILGFAMIATFLVLIMMKKMSPIAALVLVPALFCVVAGQGAQLGDYVIEGVGKLAPTAAMLMFAIVYFGVMIDVGLFDPIVRGILRFCKADPMRVVVGTAVLAAIVSLDGDGSTTFMITVSAMYPLYKRLGLSLVVMTGVAATANGVMNTLPWGGPTARAATALKLDAADIFVPMIPALAVGLVFVFVLAYVLGVRERRRVGLLALPAEELAEEPAEEPVETLVAAGVPGSTGTPAGPDGATGSAGAGASAPAAPEHEGFQGLDPHRATLRPRLYWFNAGLTLLLLTSMIMELLPIPVLFLLGAALALTVNFPKMPDQKARIAAHAENVLNVAGMVFAAAVFTGVLTGTGMVKHMADWLVGAVPEGMGPHMALVTGLLSLPLTYFMSNDGFYFGVLPVLAEAGAAHGVSPLEIARASLVGQALHMSSPLVPAVYVLVGMAKVEFGDHTRFTVKWAALTSLVVLAAGIVFGII; from the coding sequence ATGCTGACCATCCTCGGATTCGCCATGATCGCGACATTCCTCGTCCTGATCATGATGAAAAAGATGTCGCCGATCGCGGCACTCGTCCTCGTCCCCGCCCTGTTCTGCGTCGTCGCCGGCCAGGGTGCGCAGCTCGGCGACTACGTCATCGAGGGGGTCGGCAAGCTCGCGCCGACCGCCGCCATGCTGATGTTCGCCATCGTCTACTTCGGCGTGATGATCGACGTCGGCCTCTTCGACCCGATCGTCCGCGGCATCCTGCGCTTCTGCAAGGCGGACCCGATGCGCGTGGTCGTCGGGACCGCCGTGCTGGCCGCCATCGTCTCCCTCGACGGCGACGGCTCGACCACCTTCATGATCACGGTGTCGGCCATGTACCCGCTGTACAAGCGGCTCGGCCTGAGCCTGGTGGTGATGACCGGGGTGGCCGCCACCGCCAACGGCGTGATGAACACCCTGCCCTGGGGCGGCCCCACGGCCCGCGCCGCCACCGCCCTCAAACTGGACGCGGCCGACATCTTCGTCCCCATGATCCCGGCCCTCGCCGTGGGCCTGGTCTTCGTGTTCGTGCTGGCCTATGTGCTGGGTGTGCGCGAGCGCCGCCGGGTGGGCCTGCTGGCCCTTCCCGCCGAGGAGCTTGCCGAGGAGCCCGCCGAGGAGCCGGTGGAGACCTTGGTTGCGGCCGGTGTTCCGGGCTCCACCGGTACCCCCGCCGGTCCCGACGGTGCCACCGGGTCCGCCGGCGCCGGCGCTTCGGCCCCCGCCGCCCCGGAGCACGAGGGGTTCCAGGGCCTGGACCCGCACCGTGCCACCCTGCGCCCCCGCCTCTACTGGTTCAACGCCGGTCTCACCCTCCTCCTGCTCACCTCGATGATCATGGAGCTGCTGCCCATCCCGGTGCTGTTCCTGCTGGGCGCCGCCCTCGCGCTCACCGTCAACTTCCCGAAGATGCCGGACCAGAAGGCCCGGATCGCCGCGCACGCCGAAAACGTCCTCAATGTGGCCGGCATGGTCTTCGCCGCCGCCGTCTTCACCGGGGTGCTCACCGGCACCGGCATGGTCAAGCACATGGCCGACTGGCTGGTCGGCGCCGTCCCCGAGGGCATGGGCCCGCACATGGCCCTGGTCACCGGCCTGCTCAGCCTGCCCCTCACCTACTTCATGTCGAACGACGGCTTCTATTTCGGGGTCCTGCCGGTTCTCGCCGAGGCCGGCGCCGCCCACGGGGTCTCCCCGCTGGAGATCGCCCGGGCCTCCCTGGTGGGCCAGGCCCTGCACATGTCGAGCCCGCTGGTCCCCGCCGTCTACGTCCTCGTCGGTATGGCCAAGGTGGAGTTCGGCGACCACACCCGCTTCACGGTCAAGTGGGCCGCGCTCACCTCCCTCGTGGTGCTG